A window from Rhineura floridana isolate rRhiFlo1 chromosome 19, rRhiFlo1.hap2, whole genome shotgun sequence encodes these proteins:
- the VPS29 gene encoding vacuolar protein sorting-associated protein 29, giving the protein MLVLVLGDLHIPHRCNSLPAKFKKLLVPGKIQHILCTGNLCTKESYDYLKTLAGDVHVVRGDFDENLNYPEQKVVTVGQFKIGLIHGHQVIPWGDVASLALLQRQFDVDILISGHTHKFEAFEHENKFYINPGSATGAYSALENNIIPSFVLMDIQASTVVTYVYQLIGDDVKVERIEYKKS; this is encoded by the exons atg TTGGTGTTAGTGTTGGGAGACCTTCATATCCCGCACCGCTGCAACAGCCTGCCAGCTAAATTCAAGAAATTGCTGGTTCCAGGAAAAATACAGCACATTCTCTGCACTGGAAACCTCTGCACGAAGGAAAGCTATGACTACCTCAAGACCCTGGCTGGTGATGTTCATGTAGTTAGAGGGGATTTTGATGAG AATTTGAATTATCCTGAGCAGAAAGTTGTAACTGTTGGACAGTTTAAGATTGGGCTGATCCATGGCCATCAAGTTATTCCATGGGGCGATGTGGCGAGCCTGGCATTACTGCAAAGGCAATTTGACGTGGACATCCTAATTTCAGGGCACACGCACAAATTTGAAGCATTTGAACATGAAAACAAGTTCTATATCAACCCTGGATCAGCAACAGGAGCCTATAGTGCTTTGGAAAA CAACATCATTCCTTCATTTGTGCTGATGGATATCCAAGCTTCCACTGTTGTCACTTATGTTTATCAGCTGATTGGTGATGATGTGAAAGTAGAAAGAATTGAGTACAAGAAATCTTAA